In a single window of the Ancylobacter polymorphus genome:
- the ribH gene encoding 6,7-dimethyl-8-ribityllumazine synthase has protein sequence MASPRPPRASDAAEAVQLFGERILIVEARFYDDIADELLAGAQAAIKAAGAHADVISMPGALEIPVAAAIALDAAAASGKPYDAVVALGCVVRGETYHFEIVAGESSRALMDLAVARKLPLGNGILTVENDEQAWVRARVSDGNKGGGAAEAALALLRLKRRVG, from the coding sequence ATGGCGAGCCCCCGCCCGCCGCGCGCATCCGATGCCGCCGAAGCCGTTCAGCTGTTCGGTGAACGCATTCTCATCGTCGAAGCGCGCTTCTATGACGATATCGCCGACGAGCTTCTGGCCGGCGCACAGGCCGCCATCAAGGCCGCCGGCGCGCACGCCGATGTCATCTCCATGCCCGGCGCGCTGGAAATTCCGGTCGCGGCCGCCATCGCGCTTGACGCGGCCGCCGCCTCCGGCAAGCCCTATGACGCCGTCGTGGCGCTCGGCTGCGTGGTGCGTGGCGAGACCTACCATTTCGAGATCGTCGCCGGTGAGTCGTCGCGGGCGCTGATGGATCTTGCCGTCGCTCGCAAGCTGCCGCTCGGCAATGGTATTCTCACCGTCGAGAATGACGAGCAGGCGTGGGTCCGGGCCCGCGTTTCGGACGGCAACAAGGGCGGCGGCGCGGCCGAAGCGGCGCTGGCGCTGCTCCGGCTGAAACGCCGGGTCGGGTGA
- a CDS encoding riboflavin synthase, protein MFTGIVTDIGTLRAIEPRHDVRRLTIATRYDTASIELGASIACSGVCLTVVALQPDAFEVEAAPETLAVTTASDWSVGGRLNLERALKIGDELGGHIVQGHVDGVAQVVAREDLGETTRFTFEAPATLAPFIAIKGSVTLDGTSLTVNTVDGTRFSCLLIPHTLAHTTWDAVQAGSRVNIEVDMMARYAARLAEFR, encoded by the coding sequence ATGTTCACGGGCATCGTCACCGACATCGGAACCCTGCGTGCGATTGAGCCCCGGCACGACGTCCGGCGGCTGACCATCGCCACCCGCTACGATACCGCAAGTATCGAGCTCGGTGCCTCCATCGCCTGTTCCGGCGTCTGCCTCACCGTGGTGGCGCTGCAGCCCGACGCGTTCGAGGTCGAGGCGGCGCCGGAGACGCTCGCCGTCACCACGGCAAGCGACTGGAGCGTCGGCGGACGGCTCAATCTCGAACGCGCGCTGAAGATCGGCGACGAACTGGGCGGTCATATCGTGCAGGGCCATGTCGACGGCGTCGCGCAGGTCGTGGCGCGCGAGGACCTCGGCGAGACCACACGCTTCACCTTCGAGGCCCCGGCGACACTGGCCCCCTTCATCGCCATCAAGGGCTCGGTGACGCTCGACGGCACCTCGCTGACGGTGAACACGGTGGATGGCACCCGCTTCTCCTGTCTGCTCATTCCGCACACGCTGGCGCACACCACATGGGATGCGGTGCAGGCGGGAAGCCGTGTCAATATCGAAGTCGACATGATGGCCCGTTACGCCGCGCGGCTTGCGGAGTTCCGTTGA
- the ribD gene encoding bifunctional diaminohydroxyphosphoribosylaminopyrimidine deaminase/5-amino-6-(5-phosphoribosylamino)uracil reductase RibD — protein MTASATDHSLMAAALSIGRRERGHTWPNPAVGALVVREGPRGPLVLGRGWTSLGGRPHAEPQALAQAGEGARGATLYVTLEPCSHHGGTPPCVDAVRAAGIARVVAAVQDPDFRVAGRGFSILREAGIRVDVGTGAAQALIDHAGHIRRVTEGRPHIMLKMAVSADGKVGLAGRRPVAITGPLVRDRVHMLRATHDAVLTGIGTVLSDDPLLTCRLPGMSQRSPLRIVLDADLRLSPTSALARSLDVAPLWIIAAEDAPAAPEAMLGAMGIEVMRVRRRSEGGLALDEVLKLLALRGLTRIMVEAGPRIAGSFVAAGLVDEVNLFEASTLLGSDALDALEGLPLSALDDYLCTVDEEQQGGDRLRIMRRR, from the coding sequence ATGACCGCATCCGCCACCGACCATTCCCTGATGGCGGCCGCGCTCAGCATTGGCCGGCGCGAGCGGGGGCACACCTGGCCCAATCCCGCCGTCGGTGCGCTTGTCGTGCGCGAAGGTCCGCGCGGCCCGCTGGTGCTCGGCCGCGGCTGGACCTCGCTCGGCGGACGCCCCCATGCCGAGCCGCAGGCGCTGGCGCAGGCCGGGGAGGGCGCGCGCGGCGCCACGCTCTATGTCACGCTGGAACCCTGCTCGCATCATGGCGGCACCCCGCCCTGCGTCGATGCGGTGCGCGCGGCGGGTATCGCCCGCGTCGTCGCCGCGGTGCAGGACCCCGATTTCCGCGTCGCCGGCCGGGGCTTCTCCATCCTGCGCGAGGCGGGAATCAGGGTCGATGTCGGCACTGGCGCGGCGCAGGCGCTGATCGACCATGCCGGCCATATCCGCCGCGTCACCGAAGGGCGCCCGCACATTATGCTGAAGATGGCGGTGTCCGCCGATGGCAAGGTGGGGCTCGCTGGGCGTCGGCCGGTGGCGATCACCGGTCCGCTTGTGCGCGACCGCGTCCACATGCTGCGCGCCACCCATGATGCGGTGCTGACGGGCATCGGGACGGTGCTGTCGGACGATCCGCTACTCACCTGCCGCCTGCCGGGCATGTCGCAGCGATCGCCGTTGCGCATCGTGCTCGACGCCGATCTGCGCCTCTCCCCGACCAGCGCGCTGGCGCGCAGCCTCGATGTCGCGCCGTTGTGGATCATCGCGGCCGAAGACGCTCCGGCCGCGCCCGAGGCGATGCTGGGCGCGATGGGCATCGAGGTGATGCGGGTGCGGCGCCGATCCGAGGGCGGATTGGCGCTCGACGAGGTTTTGAAACTGCTGGCTCTGCGGGGGCTCACGCGGATCATGGTCGAGGCGGGACCGCGTATTGCCGGTTCTTTCGTGGCCGCCGGGCTTGTCGACGAGGTGAATCTGTTCGAGGCATCGACGCTTCTGGGGTCGGACGCGCTGGACGCGCTGGAGGGACTGCCGCTTTCCGCGCTCGATGACTATCTCTGCACGGTGGATGAGGAACAGCAGGGCGGTGACCGCCTGCGCATCATGAGGCGTCGCTAG
- the nrdR gene encoding transcriptional regulator NrdR: MRCPYCGSLDTQVKDSRPTEDSAAIRRRRICPDCGGRFTTFERVQLRELTVLKRSGRRVPFDRDKLARSIEVALRKRPVEPERVERLVSGLVRRLESMGESEITSEMIGERVMESLKQLDDVAYVRFASVYRNFREAKDFETLLGELEPRLVEGGAGDDLAARRPRDPGLDD; this comes from the coding sequence ATGCGCTGTCCTTACTGCGGAAGCCTCGACACCCAGGTCAAGGATTCCCGTCCCACCGAGGACAGCGCCGCCATCAGGCGCCGCCGCATCTGCCCGGATTGCGGCGGCCGCTTCACCACTTTCGAGCGCGTGCAGTTGCGGGAACTCACCGTGCTGAAGCGCTCCGGCCGCCGCGTGCCGTTCGACCGCGACAAGCTCGCCCGTTCCATTGAGGTGGCGCTGAGGAAGCGCCCGGTCGAGCCGGAGCGGGTGGAGCGGCTGGTCTCCGGTCTGGTCCGCCGGCTGGAAAGCATGGGCGAAAGCGAGATCACCTCGGAGATGATCGGCGAGCGGGTGATGGAGAGTCTCAAGCAGCTCGACGACGTCGCCTATGTCCGCTTCGCCTCCGTCTACCGCAATTTCCGCGAGGCCAAGGATTTCGAGACGCTGCTCGGCGAGCTGGAGCCGCGCCTCGTCGAGGGCGGAGCGGGCGATGATCTGGCCGCCCGCCGCCCGCGTGACCCCGGGCTCGACGACTGA
- the glyA gene encoding serine hydroxymethyltransferase, whose protein sequence is MSSEAHASSAEFTNRFFSAPLSETDPELAGAITAELGRQRDEIELIASENIVSRAVLEAQGSVLTNKYAEGYPGRRYYGGCQYVDVAEQLAIDRAKKLFGAGFANVQPHSGAQANTAVFFALMQPGDAFLGLNLAAGGHLTHGAPVSLSGKWFKPIPYNVRRDDQRIDYEEVAKLADEHKPKVLIAGGSAYPRHIDFAKMREIADSVGAYLMVDMAHFAGLVAGGVHPNPVPHAHVVTTTTHKTLRGPRGGMILTNDEDLAKKFNSAIFPGIQGGPLMHVIAAKAVAFGEALQPEFKVYAKNVVENAKALAENLKGHGFEIVSGGTDTHLMLVDLRPKKLTGKVSEIALGRAHITTNKNGIPFDPEKPFVTSGIRLGTPAGTTRGFGVAEFQQVGDMIAEVLDVLSQKGVDEDSLVEAAVRGKVADLLARYPLYS, encoded by the coding sequence ATGTCGTCCGAAGCTCATGCTTCTTCCGCTGAATTCACCAACCGCTTCTTCTCGGCGCCGCTGTCCGAGACCGATCCGGAGCTCGCTGGCGCCATCACCGCCGAGCTCGGTCGCCAGCGCGACGAGATCGAGCTCATCGCGTCCGAGAACATCGTCTCGCGCGCCGTGCTCGAAGCGCAGGGCTCCGTGCTCACCAACAAATATGCCGAAGGCTATCCCGGGCGCCGCTATTATGGCGGCTGCCAGTATGTCGACGTGGCCGAGCAGCTCGCCATCGACCGTGCCAAGAAGCTGTTCGGCGCCGGTTTCGCCAATGTGCAGCCGCATTCCGGCGCGCAGGCCAATACGGCGGTGTTCTTCGCTCTCATGCAGCCGGGCGATGCCTTCCTCGGCCTCAACCTCGCCGCCGGCGGTCACCTGACCCATGGCGCGCCGGTCAGCCTGTCGGGCAAGTGGTTCAAGCCCATCCCCTACAATGTGCGCCGCGACGACCAGCGCATCGATTATGAAGAGGTCGCCAAGCTCGCCGACGAGCACAAGCCGAAGGTGCTGATCGCCGGCGGCTCGGCCTATCCGCGCCATATCGACTTCGCGAAGATGCGTGAGATCGCCGATTCGGTCGGCGCCTATCTCATGGTCGACATGGCCCATTTCGCCGGTCTGGTGGCGGGCGGGGTTCACCCGAATCCGGTGCCGCACGCCCATGTGGTCACCACCACGACCCACAAGACTCTGCGCGGCCCGCGCGGCGGCATGATCCTGACCAATGACGAGGACCTGGCGAAGAAGTTCAACTCCGCCATCTTCCCCGGCATCCAGGGCGGCCCGCTGATGCATGTGATCGCGGCGAAGGCGGTGGCCTTCGGCGAGGCGCTGCAGCCGGAGTTCAAGGTCTACGCGAAGAACGTGGTCGAGAACGCGAAGGCACTGGCGGAAAACCTCAAGGGCCACGGCTTCGAGATCGTCTCCGGCGGCACCGACACGCACCTGATGCTGGTCGATCTTCGCCCGAAGAAGCTCACCGGCAAGGTGTCTGAGATCGCGCTCGGCCGCGCGCACATCACCACCAACAAGAACGGCATCCCGTTCGATCCTGAGAAGCCCTTCGTCACCTCGGGCATCCGCCTCGGCACGCCGGCGGGTACGACGCGCGGCTTCGGTGTGGCCGAGTTCCAGCAGGTCGGCGACATGATCGCCGAAGTGCTCGACGTGCTCTCGCAGAAGGGCGTCGACGAGGATAGCCTCGTGGAAGCGGCGGTGCGCGGCAAGGTGGCCGATCTGCTCGCCCGCTATCCGCTCTACAGCTGA
- a CDS encoding histone deacetylase family protein, whose product MKIIHSPRHLGHSGHVELMNGRVVPAFEKPERVAMILNAIGERPFGTLIEPAAHGLDPLMKVHDEDYVRFLSEAWKLWTADGRDFPALPSFWRAPGMRTDIVPKTIDGKLGHYSFDAGCCMVAGTWDAVQAAADIALTGVDLVAGGEKSAFSLCRPPGHHAHAGTMGGYCFINNAAVAAQSFRDRGAARVAILDVDYHHGNGTQAIFYDRPDVLVCNIHADPLQEFPYFLGYADETGAGAGEGFNANYPLPWGTDYIGWSAALDAACARIEAFGADVAVVSLGVDTYKEDPISQFLLDSPDYLKIGARIAALARPTLFVMEGGYAVEAIGVNVANTLEGFLQR is encoded by the coding sequence ATGAAGATCATTCACTCACCGCGCCATCTCGGCCATTCCGGCCATGTCGAACTGATGAACGGCCGGGTGGTACCGGCTTTCGAGAAGCCCGAGCGGGTGGCAATGATTCTGAACGCCATAGGCGAGCGGCCCTTCGGCACGCTGATCGAGCCGGCGGCGCATGGTCTCGACCCGCTGATGAAGGTGCATGACGAGGACTATGTCCGCTTCCTCAGTGAGGCGTGGAAGCTGTGGACGGCAGACGGGCGCGACTTTCCGGCCCTGCCGAGCTTCTGGCGCGCCCCCGGCATGCGCACCGACATCGTGCCGAAGACCATCGACGGCAAGCTCGGCCATTATTCCTTCGATGCCGGCTGCTGCATGGTGGCAGGCACCTGGGACGCGGTGCAGGCGGCGGCCGATATCGCCCTGACCGGCGTCGATCTCGTCGCCGGCGGCGAGAAATCTGCCTTCTCCCTGTGCCGTCCGCCCGGCCACCACGCCCATGCCGGCACGATGGGCGGCTATTGCTTCATCAACAATGCCGCCGTCGCAGCGCAGAGCTTCCGTGATCGTGGCGCGGCGCGGGTCGCCATTCTCGATGTCGACTATCATCACGGCAATGGCACGCAGGCGATCTTCTATGACCGCCCAGATGTGCTGGTGTGCAACATCCACGCCGATCCGCTGCAGGAATTTCCGTATTTCCTCGGCTATGCCGACGAGACCGGCGCCGGTGCAGGCGAGGGCTTCAACGCCAACTACCCCCTGCCCTGGGGCACGGACTATATCGGCTGGAGCGCAGCGCTGGACGCGGCCTGCGCGCGGATCGAGGCCTTCGGCGCGGATGTGGCGGTCGTGTCGCTCGGCGTCGACACCTACAAGGAAGACCCGATCTCGCAGTTCCTGCTCGACAGCCCGGATTACCTGAAGATCGGCGCCCGCATCGCCGCCCTCGCCCGCCCGACGCTTTTCGTGATGGAGGGCGGCTATGCGGTCGAGGCCATCGGCGTCAATGTTGCCAACACGCTGGAAGGCTTCCTCCAGCGCTAG
- the ldtR gene encoding transcriptional regulator LdtR: MRAGQAANVVSINEAGEERRESIRPLYREAVTLVERLHRRLLDVVKDELDRRGREDINAVQALLLFNIGDSELTAAELRTRGYYLGANVSYNLKKLVETGFLDHRRSRVDRRAVRIRLTEKGVEVRDIVEGLHAKHLVTIEQIGGIGPQEFQQLNKALNRLERFWTDQILYRL, encoded by the coding sequence ATGCGCGCAGGTCAGGCGGCCAATGTCGTCAGCATCAACGAGGCCGGAGAGGAGCGTCGGGAATCGATCCGTCCGCTCTACCGGGAAGCCGTCACGCTGGTGGAACGCCTCCACCGCCGGCTGCTGGATGTGGTGAAGGACGAACTCGACCGGCGCGGCCGCGAGGACATCAACGCTGTGCAGGCGCTGCTCCTGTTCAACATCGGCGATTCCGAACTGACCGCGGCCGAGCTGCGCACCCGCGGCTATTATCTCGGCGCCAATGTCTCCTACAATCTGAAGAAGCTGGTGGAGACCGGCTTCCTCGACCACCGGCGCTCCCGGGTGGACCGGCGCGCGGTGCGCATTCGCCTCACCGAGAAGGGCGTGGAGGTCCGCGACATCGTCGAAGGGCTCCACGCCAAGCATCTCGTCACCATCGAGCAGATTGGCGGCATCGGTCCGCAGGAGTTCCAGCAGCTCAACAAGGCGCTGAACCGGCTGGAGCGGTTCTGGACCGACCAGATCCTCTATCGGCTCTGA
- a CDS encoding DUF6163 family protein produces MSSPYDPIDATLGPAGARMPLWQSRVILYLRCLAGFLMVKTVYSWTLICGVWDGDMSRFEMISLAAKSAVIWAAIMNPVAAVGLWLGASWGVVLWLVTAMVQILINASAPEGVGRLMIVAALETILVAGYAFLTYKAARESER; encoded by the coding sequence ATGAGTTCGCCCTACGACCCCATCGACGCCACGCTCGGCCCGGCCGGCGCCCGCATGCCGCTCTGGCAGTCGCGTGTGATCCTCTATCTGCGCTGTCTCGCCGGCTTCCTCATGGTGAAGACCGTCTATAGCTGGACGCTGATCTGCGGCGTCTGGGACGGCGACATGAGCCGGTTCGAGATGATCTCCCTCGCCGCCAAGTCGGCGGTGATCTGGGCGGCGATCATGAACCCGGTTGCCGCCGTCGGCCTCTGGCTCGGTGCGTCCTGGGGGGTGGTGCTCTGGCTGGTGACGGCGATGGTGCAGATTCTGATCAACGCCTCCGCGCCCGAGGGCGTCGGCCGGCTGATGATCGTGGCCGCGCTGGAGACCATCCTCGTCGCCGGCTACGCCTTCCTCACCTACAAGGCCGCGCGCGAGAGCGAGCGCTGA
- a CDS encoding enoyl-CoA hydratase/isomerase family protein: MTAEIGISFEQRGALGVVTLDRPRALNALDHPMVRAMDATLRRWIDDPTIAHVVLRSAHERAFCVGGDVRAMAELGRTGRKEEARQYWRNEYALDYLIARYPKPFASLVDGLCFGGGFGLSGHGRYRVAGERLGFAMPEVAIGLFPDVGGTFVLPRLPGWSGTWLAMTGARIGMADAVALGLYTHHIPVARWPGLIDALVAGDAMETVLARETERPPAPDLASLYPHIDRIFAGGSVAAIVVALEKVGEGEGEVADFARLQLETIRRASPTSVHIAFQQMQRGLGFDLAGCLGLEFRLVTRLLDRPDFFEGVRALLVDKDQKPLWQPARLEEVDPSAIAALFDTPLDDELLLA; this comes from the coding sequence GTGACAGCGGAAATCGGCATCAGCTTCGAGCAGCGCGGCGCCCTGGGCGTCGTCACGCTCGACCGTCCCCGGGCGCTGAACGCGCTCGACCATCCCATGGTGCGCGCGATGGACGCGACGCTGCGCCGCTGGATCGACGACCCGACGATCGCCCATGTGGTGCTGCGCTCGGCGCATGAGCGGGCCTTCTGCGTCGGCGGTGACGTGCGCGCCATGGCCGAGCTCGGCCGCACGGGCCGCAAGGAAGAGGCGCGGCAGTATTGGCGCAACGAATACGCGCTCGACTATCTCATCGCGCGCTATCCCAAACCCTTCGCCTCGTTGGTCGACGGTCTGTGCTTTGGTGGCGGATTTGGCCTTTCCGGCCATGGGCGCTACCGCGTGGCGGGCGAGCGGCTCGGCTTCGCCATGCCGGAGGTCGCCATCGGCCTGTTCCCCGATGTCGGCGGCACCTTCGTGCTGCCGCGCCTGCCGGGTTGGAGCGGCACCTGGCTCGCCATGACCGGCGCGCGCATCGGCATGGCCGACGCGGTGGCGCTGGGTCTCTACACCCATCACATTCCCGTGGCGCGCTGGCCCGGGCTTATCGATGCACTGGTGGCTGGAGACGCGATGGAGACGGTCCTCGCCCGCGAGACGGAGCGCCCGCCGGCGCCGGACCTCGCCAGCCTCTACCCGCATATCGACCGCATCTTCGCCGGCGGCTCGGTGGCGGCGATCGTCGTTGCCCTGGAAAAGGTGGGGGAAGGCGAGGGCGAGGTGGCAGACTTCGCCCGGCTGCAACTCGAAACCATCCGCCGCGCCTCGCCCACCAGCGTGCACATCGCCTTCCAGCAGATGCAGCGCGGGCTCGGCTTCGACCTCGCCGGCTGCCTCGGCCTCGAATTCCGGCTGGTGACGCGGCTGCTCGACCGGCCGGACTTCTTCGAGGGTGTCCGCGCGCTGCTGGTGGACAAGGACCAGAAGCCGCTCTGGCAGCCGGCCCGGCTGGAGGAGGTCGACCCGTCCGCCATCGCCGCGTTGTTCGATACGCCGCTCGACGACGAATTGCTGCTTGCCTGA
- the hemB gene encoding porphobilinogen synthase: MTIPFARPRPVHPEPSGRPDSSSKLDLLQRPRRNRKSEWARQLLRENTLTVADLIWPIFVKDGHGERTAIGSMPGVERLSVDEAVREAERAARLGIPALALFPYTDPALRTADGREALNSGNLVCRTLRAIKDAVPEIGLITDVALDPYTSHGHDGLLDTQGRILNDETVAVLVEQALVQAEAGADVIAPSDMMDGRVGAIRRALDGEGHHDAQILAYSAKYASAFYGPFRDAVGSTGCLKGDKRTYQMDPANGMEALREAALDIEEGADMLMVKPGLPYLDIVYRLKETFGLPTFAYQVSGEYAMIEAAARNGWLDGEKAMMESLMAFKRAGADGILTYFAPRVAEKLAREA, encoded by the coding sequence ATGACCATTCCCTTCGCCCGTCCGCGCCCCGTCCATCCCGAGCCCTCCGGCCGGCCGGATTCCTCGTCGAAGCTCGATCTGCTGCAGCGCCCCCGGCGCAACCGCAAATCCGAATGGGCGCGCCAGCTACTGCGCGAAAACACGCTCACCGTCGCCGATCTCATCTGGCCGATCTTCGTCAAGGACGGGCATGGCGAACGTACAGCCATCGGCTCCATGCCGGGCGTCGAGCGTCTCAGCGTCGATGAGGCGGTGCGCGAAGCGGAGCGTGCGGCGCGGCTCGGCATCCCGGCGCTGGCGCTGTTTCCCTATACCGACCCGGCGCTGCGCACGGCCGACGGGCGCGAAGCGCTCAACTCCGGCAATCTCGTCTGCCGCACCCTGCGGGCGATCAAGGACGCCGTGCCGGAGATCGGCCTTATCACCGATGTCGCGCTCGATCCCTACACCAGCCATGGTCATGACGGCCTGCTCGACACGCAGGGGCGCATCCTCAACGACGAGACGGTGGCCGTGCTGGTGGAGCAGGCGCTGGTGCAGGCGGAAGCCGGGGCCGATGTCATCGCCCCCTCGGACATGATGGACGGGCGCGTCGGCGCCATCCGCCGGGCGCTCGACGGTGAGGGCCATCACGACGCGCAGATCCTCGCCTACAGCGCCAAATACGCCTCCGCCTTCTACGGCCCGTTCCGCGACGCGGTCGGCTCCACCGGCTGCCTCAAGGGCGACAAGCGCACCTATCAGATGGACCCCGCCAACGGCATGGAGGCGTTGCGCGAGGCGGCGCTCGACATCGAGGAAGGCGCGGACATGCTCATGGTCAAGCCCGGCCTGCCCTATCTCGACATCGTCTACCGGCTGAAGGAGACCTTCGGCCTGCCGACCTTCGCCTATCAGGTGTCCGGCGAGTACGCGATGATCGAGGCCGCCGCCCGCAATGGCTGGCTCGACGGCGAGAAGGCGATGATGGAAAGCCTGATGGCGTTCAAGCGCGCGGGCGCCGACGGCATCCTCACCTATTTCGCCCCGCGCGTGGCGGAAAAGCTCGCCCGCGAAGCCTGA
- a CDS encoding branched-chain amino acid ABC transporter permease, with the protein MAGHPQGCLRLSLMMFGLALLLAGCGSVIDADQARLCRAAAVALHDDDTEITETQLAPLRSDPAGLRYSYRTRSALGSAPHELLCHFAAQTGAGRFDLVGLVADGRPLGEVKLYILKRWWLEDNRNEVGGRPLLRVGPQGAYWLQQALGGIVMMGVYGLVASGFALVHGLFGRINLAFGEIAVAGGVYMLIAFSLAGALGRIDPAGLTAALLAGVAGAALLSWAIGRTVIVPILARARSPQPVLIATLAVAIVLTELFRLTSTARENWLPALFNRPIYLAGEAGFIATVTPAQLLAAGLTLSGISLLLGLIRFTGYGRAWRAHADDPLMAAMVGVHVPRLVGATFALAGGCAGLAGVAMVVAYGTITPGDGLSMTLKALISAIIGGIGSVPGALLGAVLVAGVEIVWSSAFDIAYRDVVIYSLLVAVLILRPGGLLQRAAPSPREF; encoded by the coding sequence ATGGCTGGCCACCCGCAGGGCTGCTTGCGGCTGTCACTGATGATGTTCGGCCTCGCCCTGCTGCTGGCGGGCTGCGGCTCGGTGATCGACGCGGATCAGGCCCGGCTCTGCCGCGCGGCGGCCGTCGCGCTGCATGACGACGATACCGAGATCACGGAGACGCAGTTGGCGCCGCTGCGCAGCGATCCCGCGGGGCTGCGCTACAGCTACCGCACCCGTTCCGCCCTCGGCAGCGCCCCGCATGAACTCCTCTGCCACTTCGCCGCCCAAACCGGTGCCGGCCGTTTCGACCTGGTTGGGCTGGTCGCCGATGGCCGGCCGCTGGGCGAGGTGAAGCTCTACATCCTCAAGCGCTGGTGGCTAGAGGACAATCGAAACGAGGTCGGGGGGCGACCGCTTCTCCGCGTCGGCCCGCAGGGAGCCTACTGGCTGCAGCAGGCGCTGGGCGGCATCGTGATGATGGGCGTCTACGGGCTCGTCGCGTCTGGCTTCGCGCTGGTGCACGGGTTGTTCGGCCGCATCAACCTTGCCTTTGGCGAGATCGCCGTGGCCGGCGGCGTTTATATGCTGATCGCATTCAGCCTTGCGGGCGCCCTCGGCCGGATCGATCCGGCCGGGCTGACGGCGGCGCTGCTCGCCGGTGTCGCCGGGGCGGCGCTGCTGAGCTGGGCGATCGGACGCACCGTGATCGTGCCGATCCTCGCCCGCGCCCGTTCGCCTCAGCCGGTGCTGATTGCGACGCTGGCGGTGGCCATCGTGCTCACCGAGCTGTTCCGCCTCACCTCCACCGCGCGCGAGAACTGGCTGCCGGCCCTGTTCAACCGGCCGATCTATCTGGCGGGCGAAGCGGGCTTCATCGCCACCGTGACGCCGGCGCAACTGCTCGCCGCCGGGTTGACACTGAGCGGCATTTCGCTGCTGCTCGGCCTCATCCGCTTCACCGGCTATGGGCGGGCGTGGCGCGCCCATGCCGACGATCCGCTGATGGCGGCGATGGTCGGCGTTCACGTTCCCCGCCTCGTGGGAGCGACTTTTGCGCTGGCGGGAGGCTGCGCCGGGCTTGCGGGAGTGGCCATGGTCGTGGCCTATGGAACGATTACACCCGGCGACGGGCTGTCAATGACGCTCAAAGCCTTGATTTCGGCAATTATTGGCGGCATTGGCTCCGTGCCGGGCGCGCTGCTGGGCGCCGTTCTCGTCGCCGGCGTCGAAATCGTGTGGTCGTCCGCCTTCGATATCGCGTATCGCGACGTGGTGATCTATTCCCTTCTGGTGGCCGTTCTCATCCTGCGGCCGGGAGGCCTTCTCCAGCGTGCGGCACCTTCGCCGCGAGAATTCTGA